In Rhodococcus qingshengii JCM 15477, the sequence TTCCGTGAGTGCCGAAGCCTTCCGTGAGTTGCGCACCAACCTTCAGTTCCTCGAGGTGGACCATCCACCGCGTGTCATCGTCGTCACGAGTTCGCTTCCCTCCGAAGGTAAGACGACCACGGCCGTGAACATCGCTCTCGTCTTGGCGGAGGCCGGCAAATCAGTGTGCCTGATGGAAGGCGACCTCCGGAAGCCGCGAGTATCGAAGTATTTGGGATTGCTCGGAAGTGTCGGCGTCAGTTCGGTGCTCTCCGGTCAAGCGACGCTGGACGATGTGCTTCAGCCGACCGAGTTCGACGGGCTGACAGTGCTCGCCTCCGGACCGATCCCGCCGAACCCGAGCGAACTACTCGGCACGGACACGGCCAAACATGTTCTCGAGGAACTGCGGGCGCGATACGACTACGTCATCATCGACGCCTCGCCGTTGCTACCCGTCACGGATGCCGCGGTCCTGGCCGCGATGTCGGACGGTGCCCTGGTGATCGCCCGACACGGCTCCACGAAGTGCGATCAACTGGCGCGCGCGGTCGGAAACCTACAGAGTGTGGGTGCGCACGTCCTGGGCACTGTCATCACGATGACGCCGTCTCGCGGACGCAATGCGTACGAGTACAGCTACTACTATGAGTCGGACAAGTCGCTACCGCAGTTGACCGCGGTGCCCGCGCTCAACGCTCACCGAAGCGAAGTCGGCTGAGCAGCGGGCCGAGGAGATCGGCGATCTCAAGTCCGATCTCGTGAAACACGTTCTCTTCCTTACCCATCGGATCCATGACGTCCTCGGGTTCGGTGGCACGAAATCGGGGTCTGGCGGCGGCGAGGTCCTCGACAGTTCCTGCATCTGCGAGCGAGCCCAACCGTGCGGCTTCTCGAAGTGTGAACGTGCGCTTGAGCCGCGCCGGAGCCATCGCCAGGACCTTGTCTCGCTGACTTTCGGTCATCGTGAGAATGAGGTCGGCGTCCGAGGCCAGCGCTGTTGTCATGCGTCGGGCTTGAAACTCCGTGGGGTCGCCGCCGAGCCCCGCGAGAACCCTCGCAGCAGTTGGCTCGATCGGGTGTCCGACCATCGCCCGGGTTCCGGCACTCGACGCGGTGAATCCGGTGACCCCGGCTTCGGCGGCATAAGCACGTGCAAGGCGTTCGCCCGTGGGTGATCGGCAGATGTTTCCCGTACAAACGAAGAGAACGTGCATGGCAGAAGCATAGGTTGCACACGCGACGCACTCGTCGTACGCCCGATGTTGGTTTCGCGCCCACCTGGCGTACGCGTTTCGGAAAGTTCGGACGCATACCAACAACACATGAAGATGACCGTGTTCGGAACGGGATACCTGGGGGCGACCCACGCAGTGTGTATGGCCGAACTTGGCCACGACGTGCTGGGAGTCGACATCGACCAGTCCAAGGTCGACAAGTTGTCTCGTGGGGAGGTCCCGTTCTTCGAGCCGGGTCTGACCGACATGCTGGAGAAGAATCTGGCGTCGGGTCGGCTGCAGTTCACGACTTCCTACTCCGATGCCGCGGATTTTGCGGACATCCATTTCGTCGGTGTGGGGACGCCCCAGAAGAAGGGGGAGTACGCCGCAGATCTGAGTCATGTTCATTCGGTGATCGACATGTTGGCGCCGTTGTTGCGAAAGCCTTCGCTGATAGTCGGGAAGTCGACGGTGCCGGTAGGCACGGCAGCGGCTCTCGGCGAGCGACTCCGAGCGACTGCGCCGGCGGGTGGCTCGGTAGAGGTGGCCTGGAATCCGGAGTTCCTGCGTGAAGGACACGCGATCGCGGACACCTTGAGCCCTGACCGGTTGGTTCTGGGGATCGATCGTGACCGGCCGGGAAACGCCGAAGGCGTTCTTCGCGAGGTGTATGCCGAGATACTGGACGCGGGGGTGCCCTTCCTCGTGACCGATCTGGCGACGTCCGAGTTGGTCAAAGGATCTGCGAATGCGTTTCTCGCGACCAAGGTGTCCTTCATCAATGCGATTGCGGAGGTGTGCGAGGCGACCGGGGCCGACGTCACGATGTTGGCCGACGCTCTCGGGTACGACGCTCGGATCGGTAGACGGTTCCTCAATGCGGGCTTGGGGTTCGGCGGTGGTTGCCTGCCGAAGGACATTCGGGCGTTCATGGCACGCGCCGGGGAGTTGGGTGTCGACCAGGCGCTGTACTTCCTCCGCGAGGTCGACAGCATCAACATGCGACGACGGACAAAAGCTGTGGAACTGGTGACGGCAGCCTGCGATGGCAGTTTGCTGGGAGCTAACGTGTCGGTGCTGGGAGCTGCGTTCAAGCCCGAATCCGACGATGTGCGCGATTCGCCTGCGCTCAACGTTGCAGGAATGATGCAGTTGCACGGGGCGGCGGTCACCGTTTTCGATCCGAAGGCAATGGATAATTCTCGCCGACTGTTTCCCACCCTTCACTACGCAACCTCCACGTCAGAAGCTTGCAGGAAT encodes:
- a CDS encoding protein-tyrosine-phosphatase — its product is MHVLFVCTGNICRSPTGERLARAYAAEAGVTGFTASSAGTRAMVGHPIEPTAARVLAGLGGDPTEFQARRMTTALASDADLILTMTESQRDKVLAMAPARLKRTFTLREAARLGSLADAGTVEDLAAARPRFRATEPEDVMDPMGKEENVFHEIGLEIADLLGPLLSRLRFGER
- a CDS encoding UDP-glucose dehydrogenase family protein, translated to MKMTVFGTGYLGATHAVCMAELGHDVLGVDIDQSKVDKLSRGEVPFFEPGLTDMLEKNLASGRLQFTTSYSDAADFADIHFVGVGTPQKKGEYAADLSHVHSVIDMLAPLLRKPSLIVGKSTVPVGTAAALGERLRATAPAGGSVEVAWNPEFLREGHAIADTLSPDRLVLGIDRDRPGNAEGVLREVYAEILDAGVPFLVTDLATSELVKGSANAFLATKVSFINAIAEVCEATGADVTMLADALGYDARIGRRFLNAGLGFGGGCLPKDIRAFMARAGELGVDQALYFLREVDSINMRRRTKAVELVTAACDGSLLGANVSVLGAAFKPESDDVRDSPALNVAGMMQLHGAAVTVFDPKAMDNSRRLFPTLHYATSTSEACRNADVVLIATEWDEFASLVPADLEPLVRRRVIVDARNCLDPDLWRSAGWNYRGLGR